A single genomic interval of Microbacterium sp. zg-Y1090 harbors:
- a CDS encoding DUF3105 domain-containing protein: MTPTPPNKSQRVSGNPATQSKIALTAKQQREQQKQEKLAQYQRELAKRRRSKLVWWVVGSAAGIAIVGAIVASYMFTPKPVTYARGDGDGTSISGVETFENTANHVEGDVAYPQAPPAGGDHNAMWLNCGVYSEPVPEVNAVHSLEHGAVWVTYDPASVDQAGVDALESKLPNSYVILSPGEDLDAPVVASAWNAQIKLDSVDDPRLEDFLTAYWRNLNAPEPNAACAGALDAPGKQS, from the coding sequence ATGACCCCGACGCCCCCGAACAAATCGCAGCGTGTGAGCGGCAACCCCGCCACCCAGTCGAAGATCGCCCTCACCGCCAAGCAGCAGCGCGAGCAGCAGAAGCAGGAGAAGCTCGCCCAGTACCAGCGGGAGCTGGCGAAGCGCCGCCGCAGCAAGCTCGTCTGGTGGGTCGTCGGCAGCGCCGCCGGCATCGCGATCGTGGGCGCCATCGTCGCGTCCTACATGTTCACCCCCAAGCCCGTCACCTACGCGCGCGGCGACGGCGACGGCACGTCGATCTCGGGCGTCGAGACGTTCGAGAACACCGCCAACCACGTCGAAGGCGACGTCGCCTACCCGCAGGCCCCGCCCGCCGGCGGCGACCACAACGCCATGTGGCTCAACTGCGGCGTGTACTCCGAGCCCGTGCCCGAGGTCAACGCGGTGCACTCGCTGGAGCACGGCGCCGTGTGGGTCACCTACGACCCGGCGTCGGTCGACCAGGCCGGCGTCGACGCCCTCGAGTCGAAGCTGCCCAACAGCTACGTCATCCTCTCTCCCGGCGAAGACCTCGACGCACCTGTCGTGGCCAGTGCCTGGAACGCCCAGATCAAGCTCGACTCCGTGGACGACCCGCGCCTCGAGGACTTCCTCACCGCGTACTGGCGCAATCTCAACGCCCCTGAGCCCAACGCCGCCTGCGCCGGCGCCCTCGACGCACCGGGCAAGCAGTCGTGA
- a CDS encoding multidrug effflux MFS transporter — translation MPDTSPTPRDPATTSTGAIRTLGANPTTAPIVLHPGDSLSTRRRVLYIILLGALTALGPFTVDLYLPAFPVLEADFQTSAAAIQLTLTGTMIGFALGQLVVGPLSDKVGRRIPLIVVTALHVVASVLAAFAPTLELLSVTRVMMGAGAAAGGVVAAAIVRDLFGGRRLVVMLSRLALVSGVAPVVAPLIGSALLTVMPWRGIFVALALYGAVMLICALLFIPETLPPARRHEKGATTVLQRYRSVFSDRVFIGVLIIGGMTFSGMFSYLSASSFLFQQTYGFDPQQYGLLFAVNSVGVVIGVQTASRLAARFGPQWVLAFSTGALVLSASAIIAGDALGAGLWGVVVPLFVFMTACGFTFPCVQVLALDRHGKAAGTAQSIIGAVNFGVAGLISPLVGALAGDTGITPTTMAAVMVGCGVIAVLSLWLVVRPRTVAQLAP, via the coding sequence GTGCCCGACACTTCTCCCACCCCTCGCGATCCCGCCACCACATCGACCGGGGCCATCCGCACCCTCGGGGCGAACCCCACCACCGCGCCCATCGTGCTGCACCCCGGCGACTCGCTGTCGACGCGGCGACGGGTGCTCTACATCATCCTGCTGGGCGCGCTCACCGCGCTCGGACCGTTCACGGTCGACCTGTACCTGCCGGCGTTCCCCGTGCTCGAGGCCGACTTCCAGACGTCCGCCGCCGCGATCCAGCTCACCCTCACCGGCACGATGATCGGCTTCGCGCTGGGCCAGCTGGTGGTCGGACCCCTCAGCGACAAGGTCGGCCGGCGCATCCCGCTCATCGTCGTGACCGCCCTGCACGTGGTCGCCAGCGTCCTGGCCGCCTTCGCCCCCACGCTCGAGCTGCTCTCGGTGACCCGCGTGATGATGGGTGCCGGAGCCGCCGCGGGCGGCGTCGTGGCGGCCGCCATCGTGCGCGACCTGTTCGGCGGACGCCGTCTGGTCGTCATGCTCAGCCGCCTGGCGCTCGTGTCGGGTGTCGCCCCCGTCGTCGCGCCGCTGATCGGCTCGGCCCTGCTGACGGTCATGCCCTGGCGGGGCATCTTCGTCGCGCTCGCCCTCTACGGCGCGGTCATGCTCATCTGCGCGCTGCTGTTCATCCCCGAGACGCTGCCGCCGGCCCGTCGCCACGAGAAGGGGGCGACGACCGTGCTGCAGCGCTACCGCAGCGTCTTCAGCGACCGCGTCTTCATCGGCGTGCTGATCATCGGCGGCATGACGTTCAGCGGGATGTTCTCGTACCTGTCCGCATCGTCGTTCCTGTTCCAGCAGACCTACGGCTTCGACCCGCAGCAGTACGGTCTGCTGTTCGCGGTGAACTCCGTCGGCGTCGTGATCGGCGTGCAGACGGCGTCGCGGCTGGCCGCGCGCTTCGGCCCGCAGTGGGTGCTGGCGTTCTCGACCGGGGCGCTGGTGCTTTCGGCATCCGCCATCATCGCCGGTGACGCCCTCGGCGCGGGGCTGTGGGGCGTGGTGGTGCCGCTGTTCGTCTTCATGACGGCGTGCGGATTCACCTTCCCGTGCGTGCAGGTGCTGGCGCTCGACCGGCACGGCAAGGCCGCGGGCACCGCGCAGTCGATCATCGGCGCGGTCAACTTCGGGGTCGCCGGGCTCATCTCGCCGCTCGTGGGCGCGCTCGCCGGCGACACCGGCATCACGCCGACGACGATGGCCGCCGTGATGGTCGGCTGCGGCGTGATCGCGGTGCTGTCGCTCTGGTTGGTGGTGCGGCCGCGCACCGTGGCGCAGCTGGCGCCGTAG
- a CDS encoding phosphatase PAP2 family protein → MDALRHPIARLLVPGLVLAALACGLGWWILLRGPAPFTLDTAWNSLLVGWRVGALTVFSQAMNWLGGGIFGIFVVPIASALALVIARRYMAALYFVAASLLSAGAVQVLKHLFGRARPEEIIVISDYGSFPSGHAANAATVAAVAAVLFPRLWVMLAGALWVALMAFSRTYLHAHWLSDTVGGAAIGAGVALVVAAAFSVPLRSEQSRRQRRYASVG, encoded by the coding sequence ATGGATGCCCTTCGTCACCCGATCGCGCGCCTGCTCGTCCCGGGTCTCGTACTCGCCGCACTCGCCTGCGGCCTCGGCTGGTGGATCCTCCTGCGGGGCCCGGCGCCCTTCACACTGGACACGGCGTGGAACTCGCTGCTGGTCGGCTGGCGCGTCGGTGCTCTGACCGTTTTCTCGCAGGCTATGAACTGGCTCGGCGGGGGCATCTTCGGGATCTTCGTCGTGCCGATCGCCAGCGCGCTCGCGCTGGTGATCGCGCGCCGGTACATGGCTGCCCTCTACTTCGTCGCGGCCTCGCTGCTCAGCGCCGGCGCGGTGCAGGTGCTCAAGCACCTCTTCGGCCGCGCGCGCCCCGAGGAGATCATCGTCATCAGTGACTACGGCTCCTTCCCCTCTGGGCACGCGGCCAACGCCGCGACGGTCGCGGCCGTCGCCGCCGTGCTGTTCCCCCGGCTGTGGGTGATGCTGGCGGGTGCGCTGTGGGTGGCGCTGATGGCGTTCAGCCGCACCTATCTGCACGCACACTGGCTCAGCGACACGGTCGGCGGCGCCGCGATCGGCGCGGGGGTGGCCCTGGTCGTCGCGGCCGCGTTCTCGGTGCCGCTGCGCTCCGAGCAGAGCCGTCGGCAACGGCGGTACGCCTCAGTAGGCTGA
- a CDS encoding DUF853 domain-containing protein, with the protein MTASSTPDPSLAEARLAQLRAEAQAAQAALVAAQAQAALAAAEVAAAEARAAAGAGAAAADSPAETLRDASGTETAADDTATAGEGADAGEATTAASADDQPETSPGGPLDDAEVAAIVRGYTFDSATLDLGALVNGAAAPKAQIRIPLSMINRHGLVAGATGTGKTRTLQSLAEQLAAHGVPVFAADIKGDLSGVATPGEPSDKLLARTRAIGQDWHPRASATEFFALGGVGTGVPVRATVSGFGPLLLSKVLGLNATQESSLGLVFHYADAHGLALVDLSDLRAVLTYLTGPEGKAELAGLGGLSAATAGVILRKLITFADAGADVFFGEPEFEVTDFLRNAADGSGIVNLLEVPGVADKPALYSTFLMYLLAELHEVLPEVGDLDRPKLVFFFDEAHLLFRDASKDFRAAIVQTVRLIRSKGVGVFFVTQTPKDVPADVLAQLGSRVQHALRAFTPDDATALRATVRTYPRSGYDLERVLQELATGEAVVTVMSESGTPTPVAWTRLRAPQGSMEPTPAPAVAAAVAVSPLQARYGTAIDRESAREILAAKMNAAAEAAAAQEAELAAAKAAAEHARQEAAARKAEAAAQQEYDRLLRKTAGTSRTSRSRRRSPVEQVLGPDVASTVLSGVLRGVFGIGRR; encoded by the coding sequence ATGACAGCGTCGTCCACGCCCGATCCGTCCCTCGCCGAAGCGCGGCTCGCACAGTTGCGGGCGGAGGCGCAGGCGGCTCAGGCGGCACTGGTTGCCGCGCAGGCCCAGGCGGCGCTCGCCGCTGCGGAGGTGGCAGCGGCCGAAGCGCGGGCGGCGGCGGGTGCGGGTGCCGCGGCGGCCGACTCTCCTGCGGAGACGCTGCGCGACGCGAGCGGAACCGAGACGGCTGCGGACGACACCGCGACGGCCGGGGAGGGGGCGGATGCCGGCGAAGCGACGACGGCGGCATCCGCCGACGACCAGCCGGAGACGTCGCCCGGCGGGCCGCTCGACGACGCGGAGGTCGCCGCGATCGTCCGCGGCTACACGTTCGACTCCGCGACACTGGATCTCGGGGCGCTCGTCAACGGCGCAGCGGCGCCCAAGGCGCAGATCCGCATCCCGCTGTCGATGATCAACCGGCACGGCCTGGTGGCCGGGGCCACCGGCACGGGGAAGACCCGCACGCTGCAGTCCCTGGCCGAGCAGCTCGCCGCGCACGGTGTTCCCGTGTTCGCCGCCGACATCAAAGGCGACCTGTCGGGCGTCGCGACGCCGGGGGAGCCGAGCGACAAGCTGCTCGCCCGCACGCGCGCGATCGGGCAGGACTGGCATCCGCGTGCCTCGGCGACCGAGTTCTTCGCGCTCGGCGGGGTGGGGACGGGCGTGCCCGTCCGCGCGACGGTATCGGGCTTCGGGCCGCTGCTGTTGAGCAAGGTGCTCGGGCTGAACGCGACGCAGGAGTCGAGCCTCGGGCTCGTATTCCACTACGCCGACGCGCACGGGCTGGCGCTCGTGGACCTCTCGGATCTGCGCGCCGTGCTGACCTACCTGACCGGGCCCGAGGGCAAGGCCGAGCTCGCCGGCCTGGGCGGGCTCTCGGCGGCGACGGCGGGCGTGATCCTGCGCAAGCTCATCACCTTCGCCGACGCCGGCGCCGACGTCTTCTTCGGCGAGCCGGAGTTCGAGGTGACCGACTTCCTGCGCAATGCCGCCGACGGCAGCGGCATCGTCAACCTGCTGGAGGTGCCGGGGGTGGCCGACAAGCCGGCCCTGTACTCGACGTTCCTCATGTACCTGCTGGCGGAGCTTCACGAGGTCCTTCCCGAAGTCGGCGACCTGGATCGGCCCAAGCTGGTGTTCTTCTTCGACGAGGCGCACCTGCTGTTCCGCGATGCGTCGAAGGACTTCCGCGCGGCGATCGTGCAGACGGTGCGTCTCATCCGCTCGAAGGGGGTCGGGGTCTTCTTCGTCACGCAGACGCCCAAGGACGTCCCCGCCGACGTGCTCGCGCAACTGGGGTCGCGCGTGCAGCACGCGCTGCGGGCGTTCACACCGGATGACGCCACGGCGCTGCGGGCCACCGTGCGCACCTATCCGCGGTCGGGGTACGACCTCGAGCGGGTGCTGCAGGAGCTGGCGACCGGCGAGGCCGTCGTCACCGTCATGAGCGAGAGCGGAACCCCGACCCCGGTGGCGTGGACGCGGCTGCGCGCGCCGCAGGGGTCGATGGAGCCCACCCCCGCGCCCGCCGTCGCGGCCGCGGTGGCGGTGTCGCCCCTGCAGGCCCGCTACGGCACGGCCATCGACCGGGAGTCGGCGCGGGAGATCCTCGCGGCGAAGATGAATGCCGCCGCCGAGGCCGCCGCCGCGCAGGAGGCGGAGCTGGCGGCGGCGAAGGCGGCGGCGGAGCACGCTCGCCAGGAGGCCGCCGCGCGCAAGGCCGAGGCCGCAGCCCAGCAGGAGTACGACCGGCTCCTACGCAAGACGGCCGGCACCTCCCGCACGTCGCGATCGCGCCGGCGCAGCCCGGTCGAGCAGGTGCTGGGTCCGGACGTCGCGTCCACGGTCCTCTCCGGTGTGCTGCGGGGCGTCTTCGGCATCGGCCGGCGCTGA
- a CDS encoding MFS transporter, giving the protein MSTTAASTGPDAPRLEVDDVIVVDKKRVRTAIGGTVVGNFMEWFDFGIYGYLAVTLAVVFTEDLPEPWGLMVTLFGFAVSFLVRPVGGLVLGPLGDRIGRQRVLFFTMALMAVATGLIGVLPTSAQIGLWAILPLYLLKMAQGFSTGGEYAGATTYVAEFSPDRRRGFWSSWLDVGSYVGFAAGASVVALTTLITESVWGPTAMVDFGWRIPFLLAIPLGAVAIWFRLRIPETPAYETATEHEAAVRGDDPLARHGVLGILRHHWRPVLIGIAIVAATNTAGYALTSYMPTYLEQEVGVSNLMAAVATVPVLIVMSACLPLIGLLSDRIGRRPVYLIAAGSTLVLMVPAFAVMQIGEMWAVFLALAMVAVPVAFYVAVAASALPALFPTASRFGAMAIAYNVSVSLFGGTTPLFSQGLIELTGNTYMPAFYIMFFALLGGIAMLTMKETAQRPLLGSVPAVETLAEAAAVVERQDDDPLIDTSTMPLPIVRVDDADTPALR; this is encoded by the coding sequence ATGAGCACGACAGCGGCATCGACGGGACCTGACGCACCGCGGCTGGAGGTCGACGACGTCATCGTCGTCGACAAGAAGCGGGTGCGCACCGCGATCGGCGGCACGGTCGTCGGCAACTTCATGGAGTGGTTCGACTTCGGCATCTACGGCTACCTGGCCGTCACGCTGGCGGTGGTCTTCACCGAGGACCTGCCGGAGCCGTGGGGCCTGATGGTGACGCTGTTCGGTTTCGCGGTGTCGTTCCTCGTGCGTCCCGTCGGCGGGCTCGTGCTCGGGCCGCTCGGCGACAGGATCGGGCGCCAGCGGGTGCTGTTCTTCACGATGGCGCTGATGGCGGTGGCCACCGGACTCATCGGTGTGCTGCCCACCTCCGCGCAGATCGGCCTGTGGGCGATCCTGCCGCTGTACCTGCTGAAGATGGCGCAGGGCTTCTCCACCGGTGGGGAGTACGCCGGCGCGACGACCTATGTGGCGGAGTTCTCCCCCGACCGCCGCCGCGGGTTCTGGTCGTCGTGGCTCGACGTCGGCTCCTACGTCGGATTCGCCGCCGGGGCCTCTGTCGTCGCCCTCACGACGCTCATCACCGAGAGCGTGTGGGGGCCGACCGCCATGGTGGACTTCGGCTGGCGCATCCCGTTCCTCCTGGCCATCCCCCTCGGCGCCGTCGCCATCTGGTTCCGCCTGCGCATCCCCGAGACGCCCGCCTACGAGACGGCCACCGAGCACGAGGCCGCCGTCCGCGGCGACGACCCCCTCGCCCGCCACGGCGTCCTCGGCATCCTGCGCCACCACTGGCGCCCGGTGCTCATCGGCATCGCGATCGTCGCGGCGACCAACACCGCCGGCTACGCGCTCACCAGTTACATGCCCACCTATCTCGAGCAGGAGGTGGGGGTCTCCAACCTCATGGCCGCCGTCGCGACGGTACCGGTGCTCATCGTGATGTCCGCATGCCTGCCGCTCATCGGCCTGCTCAGCGATCGCATCGGCCGTCGGCCGGTGTATCTCATCGCGGCGGGCTCCACGCTGGTGCTCATGGTGCCGGCGTTCGCGGTGATGCAGATCGGCGAGATGTGGGCGGTCTTCCTCGCGCTCGCCATGGTCGCCGTGCCGGTGGCGTTCTACGTGGCGGTGGCCGCCTCGGCACTGCCAGCCCTGTTCCCCACGGCCTCCCGCTTCGGCGCGATGGCGATCGCGTACAACGTCTCGGTGTCGCTCTTCGGCGGCACGACCCCTTTGTTCAGCCAGGGCCTCATCGAGCTCACGGGCAACACCTACATGCCGGCGTTCTACATCATGTTCTTCGCGCTGCTGGGCGGCATCGCGATGCTGACGATGAAGGAGACGGCGCAGCGCCCGCTGCTCGGGTCGGTGCCCGCGGTGGAGACCCTTGCCGAGGCGGCGGCCGTCGTCGAGCGACAGGACGACGATCCACTCATCGACACATCGACCATGCCCCTGCCGATCGTCCGCGTCGACGACGCGGACACGCCCGCGCTGCGCTGA
- a CDS encoding SDR family oxidoreductase: MSELSAPTGHEPALRALPRPDGSPPRALVLGGTGYIGGRLVPRLREAGYRVRVLARDTSRLAAFPWGRDVEDVEGSAEDPDVMARAVEDVDVLYYLVHSMAAGPGFADADLRAAETVAAAAAAASVGRLVYLGGLHPSGGDLSPHLRSRVAVGEVFLQSGVPSLVLQAGVVIGSGSASFEMVRHLTEVLPYMPAPRWVRNRIQPIAVRDVLHYLLGAGRVPAEVNRAVDIGGPDVLRYGQMMNGYAVAAGLPQRAIASLPVFTPGLASHWVNLVTPIPRAIARPLVASLQNECVMDDHAVDDLIPPPEDGLTPYRGAVEMALGRVESDDVETSWQDAEVLGAPADPLPSDPDWAGRTVYTDERSEMTTTSPERLWAVITGIGGENGWYSTPLLWAVRGWMDKVAGGVGLARGRRSRSRVAPGDVIDFWRVETVEEGRMLRLRAEMKVPGQAWLELRVTPADEGSRYDQRAVFFPRGLAGRLYWLAVLPFHGFVFRGMANRITATAEAESSAGGRRGKGSAGTARNSAVRVTAS; encoded by the coding sequence ATGAGCGAACTCTCCGCCCCCACCGGCCACGAGCCGGCACTGCGTGCCCTGCCGCGGCCCGATGGCTCGCCGCCGCGGGCACTGGTGCTCGGCGGCACCGGGTACATCGGCGGTCGGCTCGTGCCGCGCCTGCGTGAAGCGGGGTACCGGGTGCGGGTGCTCGCCCGCGACACGTCACGGCTCGCCGCTTTCCCGTGGGGTCGGGACGTGGAAGACGTGGAAGGCTCCGCCGAGGATCCGGACGTGATGGCCCGCGCCGTCGAAGACGTGGACGTGCTCTACTACCTGGTGCATTCCATGGCCGCGGGACCGGGTTTCGCCGATGCGGACCTGCGCGCGGCCGAGACCGTCGCCGCTGCCGCTGCTGCGGCATCCGTCGGGCGCCTCGTCTACCTCGGCGGGCTCCACCCATCCGGGGGAGACCTGTCGCCGCATCTGCGATCGAGGGTGGCGGTGGGCGAGGTGTTCCTGCAGTCGGGGGTGCCCTCCCTGGTGCTGCAGGCCGGGGTCGTGATCGGGTCGGGGTCGGCCTCGTTCGAGATGGTGCGCCACCTCACCGAGGTGCTTCCCTACATGCCGGCGCCGCGGTGGGTGCGCAATCGCATCCAGCCGATCGCGGTGCGCGATGTGCTGCACTATCTGCTCGGGGCGGGGCGGGTGCCGGCAGAGGTCAACCGGGCCGTGGACATCGGCGGGCCGGACGTGCTGCGGTACGGGCAGATGATGAACGGCTACGCCGTCGCGGCGGGACTGCCGCAGCGGGCGATCGCGTCGCTGCCGGTGTTCACGCCGGGCCTGGCCTCCCACTGGGTGAACCTCGTCACCCCCATCCCGCGCGCCATCGCCCGCCCGCTCGTGGCATCGCTGCAGAACGAGTGCGTCATGGACGACCACGCCGTCGACGACCTCATCCCGCCGCCTGAGGACGGGCTCACCCCGTACCGCGGTGCGGTGGAGATGGCGCTCGGGCGGGTGGAATCCGACGACGTCGAGACCAGCTGGCAGGATGCCGAGGTGCTCGGCGCCCCGGCCGACCCGCTGCCGTCGGACCCCGACTGGGCGGGCCGAACGGTCTATACCGACGAGCGGTCGGAGATGACCACCACCAGCCCGGAGCGGCTGTGGGCGGTGATCACCGGCATCGGCGGGGAGAACGGGTGGTACTCCACCCCGCTGCTGTGGGCGGTGCGCGGGTGGATGGACAAGGTCGCCGGCGGCGTGGGGCTCGCGCGCGGGCGTCGCAGCCGGTCACGGGTCGCCCCCGGGGATGTCATCGACTTCTGGCGGGTGGAGACGGTCGAGGAGGGACGGATGCTGCGGCTGCGCGCCGAGATGAAGGTGCCCGGCCAGGCGTGGCTGGAACTGCGTGTCACTCCTGCTGACGAGGGATCCCGCTACGACCAGCGCGCGGTCTTCTTCCCCCGTGGGCTCGCGGGGCGCCTGTACTGGCTCGCGGTGCTCCCGTTCCACGGGTTCGTCTTCCGTGGCATGGCCAACCGCATCACCGCGACCGCCGAAGCCGAGTCGAGCGCGGGTGGCCGGCGGGGGAAGGGCTCTGCCGGTACGGCGCGGAACAGCGCGGTGCGGGTGACCGCCTCCTAG
- a CDS encoding DUF6457 domain-containing protein produces MTVRPASPDALDDWARMLRERFDLVPDDVPVSLVLDLARDIAAGVSPSAAPVSAFVAGLVAGRAHATATDAADVVATIAALAHRAAAHATPAAAPTAPA; encoded by the coding sequence GTGACCGTTCGTCCCGCCTCCCCCGACGCCCTCGATGACTGGGCGAGGATGCTGCGTGAGAGGTTCGACCTCGTGCCCGACGACGTGCCCGTCTCCCTCGTCCTCGACCTCGCCCGCGACATCGCCGCCGGGGTGTCGCCGTCGGCGGCGCCGGTGAGCGCCTTCGTCGCCGGCCTGGTCGCCGGGCGCGCGCACGCGACGGCGACCGACGCCGCCGACGTCGTGGCCACCATCGCGGCCCTCGCCCACCGCGCGGCAGCGCACGCGACGCCCGCTGCGGCGCCGACGGCACCCGCCTAG
- a CDS encoding GNAT family N-acetyltransferase, with translation MTRIRPFRPGDEPALADVCLLTADAGADATGVLADDDLWAEVFVLPYAARHPDLAFVVESDHSRVVGYTVAVPDTRAFEDWFATEWWPRHADRWPEPEVELTRQDGILRYAYGRRAGAEPYGDAHPAHLHIDLLPEVQGQGWGRRLIDTVSDALRERGVSGLHLVSSADNAGALAFYDRLGFTRLPSHDGVQAFARTL, from the coding sequence GTGACCCGCATCCGTCCGTTCCGTCCCGGCGACGAGCCGGCGCTCGCCGACGTATGCCTGCTCACGGCGGATGCCGGTGCCGACGCGACCGGCGTGCTCGCCGACGACGACCTCTGGGCGGAGGTGTTCGTGCTGCCCTATGCCGCGCGGCATCCCGACCTCGCCTTCGTGGTGGAGAGCGACCACAGCCGCGTCGTGGGGTACACCGTGGCCGTGCCCGACACCCGCGCCTTCGAGGACTGGTTCGCCACCGAATGGTGGCCGCGGCATGCCGACCGCTGGCCCGAGCCGGAGGTCGAGCTCACCCGGCAGGACGGCATCCTCCGCTACGCATACGGGCGCCGCGCGGGCGCCGAGCCCTACGGCGATGCGCATCCGGCGCACCTGCACATCGACCTGCTCCCCGAGGTGCAGGGGCAGGGGTGGGGCCGCCGGCTGATCGACACCGTGAGCGATGCCCTGCGTGAGCGGGGCGTGTCGGGGCTGCACCTCGTCTCTTCCGCCGACAACGCCGGCGCCCTGGCGTTCTACGACCGTCTCGGCTTCACGCGGCTGCCCTCCCACGACGGGGTGCAGGCGTTCGCCCGCACCCTCTGA
- a CDS encoding GNAT family N-acetyltransferase produces MTAEDWPRVEAIFAAGIAGGEATFETRPPTWERFDTGKVPDARLVAVDEAGTVVGWAAASPVSAREAYRGVIEHSVYIDPAHRGEGIGRALLAAFIEAAEDAGYWTIQASVFPENTASLRLHEQAGFRVVGRRERIARSGVGPHAGRWRDTLLIERRSTRNGGQPDA; encoded by the coding sequence ATGACCGCAGAGGACTGGCCGCGGGTCGAGGCGATCTTCGCCGCCGGAATCGCCGGCGGTGAGGCCACCTTCGAAACCCGGCCGCCGACGTGGGAGCGCTTCGACACGGGAAAGGTGCCGGACGCCCGGCTCGTCGCGGTGGATGAAGCCGGCACCGTGGTCGGCTGGGCGGCGGCCTCGCCGGTGTCGGCCCGCGAGGCGTATCGCGGTGTCATCGAGCACTCGGTCTACATCGACCCCGCCCATCGGGGCGAGGGGATCGGGCGGGCGCTGCTGGCGGCGTTCATCGAGGCCGCGGAGGATGCCGGCTACTGGACCATCCAGGCCAGCGTCTTCCCCGAGAACACCGCGAGCCTGCGCCTGCACGAACAGGCGGGGTTCCGCGTCGTCGGACGACGCGAGCGGATCGCGCGCAGCGGTGTCGGCCCGCACGCCGGCCGGTGGCGCGACACCCTGCTCATCGAACGCCGCTCCACCCGCAACGGCGGCCAGCCCGACGCCTGA
- a CDS encoding DUF4190 domain-containing protein: MTAATAPNTDGWDAATAWTALHRAETSPHDLAAIAAAYPAYAEQIARHPQAYPALVAWAGHVAAAGGSARPAAGRARAGIITDLPVGGRRPSGAHPLAVSADARAWREAVAAAEAASPPAATPGARAVDIAARVKWDPDLDTPARGIRAPGAAAHAPDEVAPRHPAVATETASVAAEAVPGAPSTPPPGVLTADVAPPASPATADAPAEPWWAAVGESEPPVNDKALLALVFGFVLAPIGIVFGHLARRELRRTDARGRGYAVAGLVVGYTLTAVAILAAAAVLITGLLLR; the protein is encoded by the coding sequence ATGACCGCCGCCACTGCGCCGAACACCGACGGGTGGGATGCGGCGACCGCATGGACCGCACTGCACCGCGCGGAGACCTCCCCGCACGACCTCGCGGCGATCGCCGCGGCGTACCCCGCGTACGCGGAGCAGATCGCCCGGCATCCGCAGGCGTACCCCGCCCTCGTCGCGTGGGCCGGCCACGTCGCCGCCGCGGGCGGGAGCGCCCGGCCCGCCGCCGGGCGGGCGCGCGCGGGCATCATCACCGACCTTCCGGTCGGCGGACGCCGTCCCTCCGGAGCGCACCCCCTGGCCGTGTCCGCCGATGCCCGGGCGTGGCGGGAGGCGGTGGCCGCGGCCGAGGCGGCGTCGCCGCCGGCTGCGACGCCGGGCGCGCGTGCGGTCGACATCGCCGCACGCGTGAAGTGGGACCCCGATCTCGACACGCCCGCGCGGGGCATCCGCGCACCCGGCGCGGCGGCGCACGCGCCGGACGAGGTTGCACCGCGGCACCCGGCCGTCGCCACCGAGACCGCGTCCGTCGCCGCCGAAGCTGTGCCGGGCGCGCCCTCCACCCCGCCCCCCGGAGTACTCACAGCGGACGTGGCGCCGCCGGCGAGTCCCGCGACCGCGGATGCCCCCGCTGAGCCCTGGTGGGCGGCCGTCGGCGAGTCCGAGCCGCCGGTGAACGACAAGGCGCTGCTGGCCCTCGTCTTCGGCTTCGTCCTCGCGCCGATCGGCATCGTCTTCGGGCACCTCGCGCGCCGCGAGCTGCGCCGCACCGACGCCCGCGGTCGCGGGTACGCCGTCGCCGGCCTCGTGGTCGGCTACACCCTCACGGCTGTGGCGATCCTCGCCGCCGCCGCGGTGCTGATCACCGGGCTGCTGCTGCGCTGA